Proteins encoded together in one Vigna angularis cultivar LongXiaoDou No.4 chromosome 5, ASM1680809v1, whole genome shotgun sequence window:
- the LOC108339320 gene encoding uncharacterized protein LOC108339320, with product MDQVPPNRSWMYDRCYRGRGALKESFVLGVEEFIIKACEQDRYQRDGGLRCPCLKCDCTKILNERVVKVHLYKNGFKPNYFIWEDHGETMQEADLDNDVTFRGVETEGEPNEQVMTMENMVHDALIQRQPFQASNSSNIEEAPNEETQRFYNLLLEANTPLYEGASDSKLSMCVRLLACKSNWNIPNQCIDFFAKMLLDVTPHKCGLPKTYYDAKKIVSKLGLQSQRIDCCVDGCMLFYDNEYGKNDGALVECKFCGKARYQQHKTGASSKKKVPVKSMFYLPIIPRLQRMYASKETATEMTWHHHNRSSNGFLRHPCDGEAWKHFDRVHHDFSIEPRNVRLGLCSDGFNPYVQASYIPYSCWPVIVMSYNLPPEMCMSKPYMFLTCLIPGPFNPKVRINVYLEPLIDDLKKLWSGVITYDISRRQNFIMRAMLMWTINDFPAYGMLSGWSTHGKLACPHCMEHSKAFRLYNGRKNSWFDSHRRFLPNEHAFRRNRNAFKKGEVDMEDAPPYLTRTEVWNRVNGYPKVTENGAPRIDGYGEWHNWTKKNIFWDLPYWKEG from the coding sequence ATGGATCAAGTTCCACCAAATCGTTCATGGATGTACGATAGGTGTTATAGAGGAAGAGGTGCGTTGAAAGAGTCATTTGTATTGGGTGTTGAAGAGTTTATAATTAAAGCTTGTGAACAAGACCGTTATCAAAGAGATGGGGGGCTTCGATGTCCATGTTTAAAGTGCGATTGTACAAAGATTTTGAACGAAAGAGTTGTGAAGGTTCACCTGTATAAAAACGGTTTCAAgcctaattatttcatttgggaGGATCATGGGGAAACCATGCAAGAAGCTGATTTAGATAATGATGTCACTTTTAGGGGTGTGGAGACAGAAGGtgaaccaaatgaacaagttaTGACGATGGAAAACATGGTCCATGATGCTCTTATACAAAGACAACCCTTCCAAGCATCAAATTCTTCTAACATAGAAGAGGCTCCAAATGAAGAAACTCAAAGGTTTTATAACCTTTTGTTGGAGGCAAATACGCCTTTGTATGAAGGAGCATCAGACTCCAAATTATCAATGTGTGTGAGGCTTTTAGCTTGCAAGTCGAATTGGAATATTCCTAACCAATGCATAGATTTTTTTGCAAAAATGCTTTTGGATGTAACACCACACAAATGTGGTTTACCGAAAACTTACTACGATGCAAAAAAGATAGTGTCGAAGCTGGGATTACAGTCGCAgaggattgattgttgtgtgGATGGTTGCATGCTattctatgataatgaatatggtaAGAATGATGGAGCGTTAGTTGAATGCAAATTTTGTGGGAAGGCAAGGTATCAACAACACAAGACAGGAGCAAGTTCTAAAAAAAAAGTTCCCGTTAAATCCATGTTCTATTTGCCAATAATTCCAAGACTTCAAAGAATGTATGCCTCAAAAGAAACTGCAACAGAAATGACATGGCACCATCACAACAGGTCGTCAAATGGTTTTTTGCGTCATCCATGTGATGGAGAGGCGTGGAAGCACTTTGATAGAGTACATCATGATTTTTCCATTGAGCCACGCAATGTTCgacttggtctatgctctgatggTTTTAATCCATATGTGCAGGCGTCATATATACCATATTCGTGTTGGCCAGTAATTGTCATGTCGTACAACCTTCCTCCAGAAATGTGCATGTCTAAACCCTACATGTTTTTGACATGTCTCATTCCGGGGCCATTCAATCCAAAAGTACGCATTAATGTATACCTAGAGCCGTTGATAGATGACTTGAAAAAGTTGTGGAGTGGTGTCATAACATACGATATTTCAAGGCGACAAAACTTTATCATGAGGGCGATGCTAATGTGGACAATTAATGATTTTCCTGCTTATGGTATGCTGTCTGGATGGAGCACCCATGGTAaattagcttgtccacattgcatggagcATTCAAAggcttttagattatataatggGCGAAAAAATTCGTGGTTTGACTCCCATCGGAGGTTTTTACCAAATGAACATGCCTTTAGGAGAAATAGGAATGCTTTCAAAAAGGGGGAAGTGGACATGGAAGACGCGCCACCATATTTGACACGAACAGAAGTTTGGAATAGAGTTAATGGTTATCCTAAAGTAACTGAAAATGGTGCACCAAGAATAGATGGATACGGTGAGTGGCATAATTGGACGAAAAAAAACATCTTTTGGGATCTACCATATTGGAAGGAAGGATAA
- the LOC108339701 gene encoding metalloendoproteinase 1 has product MKPCLSAFLLLFLLLLHQSQFAKAAIGSSLPSSIQSALGRINNQVKGKNLEKLNGKLESAKEYVDFVEEFLGYLIDSGYFEKKTTLPNLPLKERKGFAPLKKYLSSFGYLPSSDSFNNTVDHQTLSAIKTFMESFNLPVTSDILKLMSLPRCAVPDMNFDYSLHQNVSWPKANDRWFRKTNLTYGFHPAKVEHNFADVFKNAFKRWENAAGFLNLTETTYDDADIKVGFYNLATVFVGDVFGLSLITENPSSSVKTAKIILNGDLIWALPNEKGNLSVKDGILDLESAAMHQIGHLLGFDHSFMNDSVMYPYILQSQERKVELSNSDMDNTKKQYANVDSGDGGCLGVPSITALLSLGFAYLLLMY; this is encoded by the coding sequence ATGAAACCCTGCCTTTCTGCATTCCTATTATtgttccttctccttctccaccAATCTCAGTTCGCGAAGGCTGCTATTGGGTCTTCTCTTCCGTCTAGTATCCAGtctgctcttgggagaattaaCAATCAGGTCAAAGGAAAAAACCTAGAAAAGCTTAATGGGAAACTGGAGTCTGCTAAAGAATACGTGGACTTTGTTGAAGAATTCTTGGGGTATTTGATAGATTCGGGGTATTTCGAAAAAAAGACCACACTACCAAACCTGCCACTGAAGGAAAGGAAAGGCTTCGCTCCACTCAAAAAATACCTTTCTAGCTTTGGCTACCTTCCATCCTCCGACTCATTCAACAACACTGTCGACCATCAAACGTTATCAGCCATCAAGACCTTCATGGAATCTTTCAATCTCCCAGTTACCTCCGACATTCTTAAACTCATGTCGCTACCACGATGTGCTGTCCCCGACATGAATTTTGACTACAGCTTACACCAAAATGTGTCGTGGCCCAAAGCCAATGACCGGTGGTTCCGAAAGACAAACCTCACGTACGGTTTTCATCCGGCTAAAGTCGAACACAACTTCGCCGACGTGTTCAAAAATGCATTCAAGCGGTGGGAGAATGCCGCAGGGTTTTTGAACCTGACGGAGACAACCTACGACGACGCGGACATTAAGGTTGGATTCTACAATCTCGCTACTGTATTTGTCGGCGACGTGTTTGGCTTGAGCTTGATAACGGAGAACCCTTCATCTAGCGTGAAGACAGCTAAGATAATTCTCAACGGCGACCTGATTTGGGCGCtgcccaatgagaaaggaaacttGTCGGTGAAGGATGGAATTCTGGACTTGGAGAGTGCAGCAATGCATCAGATAGGGCATTTGCTTGGATTTGACCACTCTTTCATGAATGACTCTGTTATGTACCCTTACATTTTGCAATCGCAGGAACGAAAGGTAGAACTCTCCAATTCTGACATGGACAACACTAAGAAACAGTATGCTAACGTTGACTCTGGCGACGGTGGGTGTTTGGGAGTGCCTTCAATCACCGCTTTGTTGTCTCTGGGATTTGCTTACCTGCTTCTTATGTATTAA